The following proteins are co-located in the Melanotaenia boesemani isolate fMelBoe1 chromosome 5, fMelBoe1.pri, whole genome shotgun sequence genome:
- the LOC121640464 gene encoding low affinity immunoglobulin gamma Fc region receptor II-like isoform X3, whose product MDGPLLTSLLSCIINHALTARLTISPSRPQLFEEDSVSLICEEDDSSAGWTVRRNTTKKTRTQCGSGWGKPAGSSCNISVVFTRDSGVYWCESREGATSNSITLTVTGGSVILQSPVLPVMEGDDLTLSCQSKPPSNLPAAFYKDGSLIRTESTGHMTLHHVTRSDEGLYRCSISSHGESPPSWISVTEKPTTTPPPTSTPPPTSIPPPTSTPPPPGPPLSVLLPVLCLLAVVLLVLLVLLGRRHILRKSKADDEDEEEGITYSDIQISHGGQQDISRHRDTEPAIIYSAVMTPDVSYGQIIIQNQQKKRKKRELPAEPDVIYSSLR is encoded by the exons ATGGATGGACCAT TGCTGACGTCTCTGCTGAGCTGCATCATTAATCATG CCCTCACAGCTCGTCTGACCATCAGTCCCAGCAGACCTCAGCTGTTTGAAGAAGACTCTGTGTCTCTGATCTGTGAGGAGGACGACAGCTCTGCTGGATGGACGGTGAGGAGAAACACAACCAAGAAGACCAGGACTCAGTGTGGATCTGGGTGGGGAAAACCTGCTGGTTCTTCCTGTAACATCAGTGTTGTCTTCACAAGGGACTCTGGAGTTTACTGGTGTGAGTCCAGAGAGGGAGCAACCAGTAACAGCATCACCCTCACTGTCACTG gtggatcagtgatcctgcagagtcctgtcctccctgtgatggagggagatgacctcactctgagctgtcaatcaaagcCTCCCTCCAACCTCCCAGCTGCTTTCTATAAAGATGGCTCCCTCATCAGGACTGAGTctacaggtcacatgaccctccACCATGTTACcaggtctgatgaaggtctCTACAGGTGTAGCATCAGCAGTCATGGAGAGTCTCCACCCAGCTGGATCTCTGTCACAG AGAAACCCACCACCACACCTCCTCCTACATCCACACCCCCCCCTACATCCATCCCTCCCCCTACATCCACCCCTCCTCCACCCGGTCCTCCACTCTCTGTGCTGTTGCCTGTTCTTTGTCTCCTTGCTGTGGTCCTACTGGTGTTACTGGTTCTACTGGGAAGACGACACATTCTCAGAAAATCTAAAG ctgatgatgaagatgaagaggaaggcaTCACGTACAGTGACATCCAAATATCACATGGTGGACAGCAGGACATCAGCAGACACAGAG aCACTGAACCAGCCATCATCTACTCAGCAGTGATGACACCAGATGTCAGTTATGGACAAATAATCATCCAGAACCagcaaaagaagagaaagaaaagag
- the LOC121640464 gene encoding low affinity immunoglobulin gamma Fc region receptor II-b-like isoform X1, giving the protein MNFCVCQVVLVSCTCKMTKNLESLESYDKLFCLSNSNQLESHFSSVLTSLLSCIINHALTARLTISPSRPQLFEEDSVSLICEEDDSSAGWTVRRNTTKKTRTQCGSGWGKPAGSSCNISVVFTRDSGVYWCESREGATSNSITLTVTGGSVILQSPVLPVMEGDDLTLSCQSKPPSNLPAAFYKDGSLIRTESTGHMTLHHVTRSDEGLYRCSISSHGESPPSWISVTEKPTTTPPPTSTPPPTSIPPPTSTPPPPGPPLSVLLPVLCLLAVVLLVLLVLLGRRHILRKSKADDEDEEEGITYSDIQISHGGQQDISRHRDTEPAIIYSAVMTPDVSYGQIIIQNQQKKRKKRELPAEPDVIYSSLR; this is encoded by the exons ATGAATTTCTGTGTTTGTCAGGTTGTACTTGTGTCCTGCACTtgtaaaatgacaaagaatCTTGAATCTCTTGAATCTTATGataagttattttgtttgtcaAACTCAAACCAACTTGAGTCTCATTTCTCTTCAGTGCTGACGTCTCTGCTGAGCTGCATCATTAATCATG CCCTCACAGCTCGTCTGACCATCAGTCCCAGCAGACCTCAGCTGTTTGAAGAAGACTCTGTGTCTCTGATCTGTGAGGAGGACGACAGCTCTGCTGGATGGACGGTGAGGAGAAACACAACCAAGAAGACCAGGACTCAGTGTGGATCTGGGTGGGGAAAACCTGCTGGTTCTTCCTGTAACATCAGTGTTGTCTTCACAAGGGACTCTGGAGTTTACTGGTGTGAGTCCAGAGAGGGAGCAACCAGTAACAGCATCACCCTCACTGTCACTG gtggatcagtgatcctgcagagtcctgtcctccctgtgatggagggagatgacctcactctgagctgtcaatcaaagcCTCCCTCCAACCTCCCAGCTGCTTTCTATAAAGATGGCTCCCTCATCAGGACTGAGTctacaggtcacatgaccctccACCATGTTACcaggtctgatgaaggtctCTACAGGTGTAGCATCAGCAGTCATGGAGAGTCTCCACCCAGCTGGATCTCTGTCACAG AGAAACCCACCACCACACCTCCTCCTACATCCACACCCCCCCCTACATCCATCCCTCCCCCTACATCCACCCCTCCTCCACCCGGTCCTCCACTCTCTGTGCTGTTGCCTGTTCTTTGTCTCCTTGCTGTGGTCCTACTGGTGTTACTGGTTCTACTGGGAAGACGACACATTCTCAGAAAATCTAAAG ctgatgatgaagatgaagaggaaggcaTCACGTACAGTGACATCCAAATATCACATGGTGGACAGCAGGACATCAGCAGACACAGAG aCACTGAACCAGCCATCATCTACTCAGCAGTGATGACACCAGATGTCAGTTATGGACAAATAATCATCCAGAACCagcaaaagaagagaaagaaaagag
- the LOC121640464 gene encoding high affinity immunoglobulin gamma Fc receptor I-like isoform X2: MNFCVCQVVLVSCTCKMTKNLESLESYDKLFCLSNSNQLESHFSSVLTSLLSCIINHALTARLTISPSRPQLFEEDSVSLICEEDDSSAGWTVRRNTTKKTRTQCGSGWGKPAGSSCNISVVFTRDSGVYWCESREGATSNSITLTVTGGSVILQSPVLPVMEGDDLTLSCQSKPPSNLPAAFYKDGSLIRTESTGHMTLHHVTRSDEGLYRCSISSHGESPPSWISVTEKPTTTPPPTSTPPPTSIPPPTSTPPPPGPPLSVLLPVLCLLAVVLLVLLVLLGRRHILRKSKADDEDEEEGITYSDIQISHGGQQDISRHRELPAEPDVIYSSLR; the protein is encoded by the exons ATGAATTTCTGTGTTTGTCAGGTTGTACTTGTGTCCTGCACTtgtaaaatgacaaagaatCTTGAATCTCTTGAATCTTATGataagttattttgtttgtcaAACTCAAACCAACTTGAGTCTCATTTCTCTTCAGTGCTGACGTCTCTGCTGAGCTGCATCATTAATCATG CCCTCACAGCTCGTCTGACCATCAGTCCCAGCAGACCTCAGCTGTTTGAAGAAGACTCTGTGTCTCTGATCTGTGAGGAGGACGACAGCTCTGCTGGATGGACGGTGAGGAGAAACACAACCAAGAAGACCAGGACTCAGTGTGGATCTGGGTGGGGAAAACCTGCTGGTTCTTCCTGTAACATCAGTGTTGTCTTCACAAGGGACTCTGGAGTTTACTGGTGTGAGTCCAGAGAGGGAGCAACCAGTAACAGCATCACCCTCACTGTCACTG gtggatcagtgatcctgcagagtcctgtcctccctgtgatggagggagatgacctcactctgagctgtcaatcaaagcCTCCCTCCAACCTCCCAGCTGCTTTCTATAAAGATGGCTCCCTCATCAGGACTGAGTctacaggtcacatgaccctccACCATGTTACcaggtctgatgaaggtctCTACAGGTGTAGCATCAGCAGTCATGGAGAGTCTCCACCCAGCTGGATCTCTGTCACAG AGAAACCCACCACCACACCTCCTCCTACATCCACACCCCCCCCTACATCCATCCCTCCCCCTACATCCACCCCTCCTCCACCCGGTCCTCCACTCTCTGTGCTGTTGCCTGTTCTTTGTCTCCTTGCTGTGGTCCTACTGGTGTTACTGGTTCTACTGGGAAGACGACACATTCTCAGAAAATCTAAAG ctgatgatgaagatgaagaggaaggcaTCACGTACAGTGACATCCAAATATCACATGGTGGACAGCAGGACATCAGCAGACACAGAG